One Megamonas hypermegale genomic window carries:
- a CDS encoding MBL fold metallo-hydrolase: MNNTAKITYLLNSGFVLEINDWAMIFDYYKDDNNLVPEIIKDKKEVYFFASHVHFDHFNPKINEFSDKVTKYFISYDIKNNLPPKDKTIILEEYVTYEDNSILVKSFSSTDEGISFYIEKDGWKIFHAGDFNWWHWKGDTKENIAFARNGFKKQLKRMENLQTDIAFFPVDSRLEEFWDLGAREFCAHTSVKNLITMHNMSHKLWTMPEDFPNKDKISVWCPRFTGDTHIIKR; the protein is encoded by the coding sequence ATGAACAATACAGCAAAAATTACGTACTTATTAAATAGTGGTTTCGTTTTAGAAATAAATGATTGGGCGATGATTTTCGATTATTATAAAGATGACAACAATCTCGTACCAGAAATAATCAAGGATAAAAAAGAAGTTTATTTTTTTGCTTCACATGTCCATTTTGACCACTTCAATCCTAAAATAAATGAATTTAGCGATAAAGTAACAAAATATTTTATCAGCTACGATATTAAAAACAATCTGCCACCAAAAGATAAGACAATCATTTTAGAAGAATATGTAACGTATGAAGACAATTCCATTTTGGTAAAATCTTTCAGCTCCACTGATGAAGGTATCTCTTTTTATATTGAAAAAGATGGTTGGAAAATTTTTCATGCTGGGGATTTCAACTGGTGGCATTGGAAAGGCGATACAAAAGAAAATATTGCATTTGCTCGCAATGGTTTTAAAAAGCAATTAAAACGTATGGAAAATCTTCAAACTGATATTGCATTTTTCCCTGTGGATAGTCGCCTCGAAGAGTTTTGGGATTTAGGTGCGCGTGAATTTTGTGCTCATACATCAGTAAAAAATCTCATAACAATGCACAATATGAGCCATAAACTTTGGACAATGCCAGAAGATTTTCCTAATAAAGACAAAATATCTGTATGGTGTCCTCGCTTTACTGGTGATACACATATCATAAAACGCTAA
- the thiH gene encoding 2-iminoacetate synthase ThiH produces MDHVNESILNDEIKEHLKQNRTNHMQYLPDMEVIDSDILDKVVADMNSYDYDSYTAQDVQAALSHEHITPQDFRALLSPAALPFIEQIAQRAQKETRKHFGNSIYMFTPIYIANYCENYCIYCGFNCHNKIRRAQLNYDEIDKEMAAIAKSGLQEILILTGESRKKSTVEYIGEACKIAKKYFRVIGLEIYPLNSDEYAYLQKCGADYVTVFQETYNFDKYETLHLAGHKRVFPYRFYAQERALKGGMRGVGFAALLGLDDFRKDALATGMHAYYLQKKYPQAEIAFSCPRLRPIINNDKINPMDVHERQLLQVVCAYRLFMPFASITVSTRECSRVRNNLVNIAATKISAGVSTGIGEHSNENPEKDKGDAQFEISDTRSVDEVYNDLLKINLQPVMAEYIYV; encoded by the coding sequence ATGGACCACGTTAATGAAAGTATTTTAAATGATGAAATCAAAGAACATTTAAAACAAAATAGAACAAATCACATGCAATATCTTCCTGATATGGAAGTTATCGATAGCGATATTCTCGATAAAGTAGTAGCTGATATGAACAGCTATGATTATGACAGCTATACAGCACAAGATGTGCAAGCTGCACTCTCTCATGAACACATCACACCGCAGGATTTTAGAGCATTATTATCCCCTGCTGCTTTACCATTCATTGAACAAATCGCTCAGCGCGCTCAAAAGGAAACACGCAAACATTTTGGCAATTCCATCTATATGTTTACGCCAATCTACATTGCCAACTACTGCGAAAACTACTGCATCTATTGCGGTTTTAACTGTCATAATAAAATAAGACGCGCTCAGCTCAACTATGATGAAATAGATAAAGAAATGGCAGCCATCGCAAAATCTGGTTTGCAAGAAATTTTGATTTTAACAGGCGAAAGTCGCAAAAAATCTACCGTTGAATACATCGGCGAAGCTTGCAAAATAGCTAAAAAATATTTCCGCGTAATCGGTCTTGAAATCTATCCATTAAACAGCGATGAATACGCTTATCTGCAAAAATGCGGTGCTGATTATGTAACAGTTTTCCAAGAAACATACAACTTCGACAAATATGAAACACTTCATTTAGCTGGACACAAACGCGTATTCCCATACCGTTTCTACGCACAAGAACGCGCTTTAAAAGGCGGTATGCGCGGCGTTGGCTTTGCTGCTTTATTGGGACTTGATGATTTCAGAAAAGACGCTTTAGCAACTGGCATGCACGCATATTATTTACAGAAAAAATATCCACAAGCTGAAATAGCATTCTCTTGCCCTCGCTTGCGCCCAATCATCAACAACGATAAAATCAATCCAATGGACGTACACGAACGCCAATTATTGCAAGTCGTTTGCGCTTATCGCTTATTCATGCCATTTGCCAGCATAACAGTTTCTACACGTGAATGTTCCCGCGTGCGCAACAATCTCGTAAACATCGCTGCAACAAAAATCTCCGCTGGTGTAAGCACTGGTATCGGCGAACATAGCAATGAAAATCCTGAAAAGGATAAAGGCGATGCTCAATTTGAAATTTCCGATACTCGCTCTGTCGACGAAGTTTACAACGATTTATTAAAAATCAATCTCCAACCAGTAATGGCAGAATACATCTACGTTTAG
- a CDS encoding peptidylprolyl isomerase, with the protein MKKIVFLCLLTALLGLINFTNCSNAEPQLNINGKEVQSMNQNRVAVFDTNMGTFTIELFEDKAPITTANFIKLAQEKFYDGLIFHRVIDGFMIQGGDPNGNGTGGPGYTIKDEFHKDLRHDSAGILSMANAGPNTGGSQFFITLDKTPWLDGHHAVFGKVIKGMDVVEKIGHVDTDYMDKPIKDVVINKITIEENN; encoded by the coding sequence ATGAAAAAAATCGTATTTCTTTGTTTACTAACAGCTCTTTTAGGGCTGATAAATTTCACAAACTGCTCTAATGCAGAACCTCAATTAAATATAAATGGAAAGGAAGTTCAATCAATGAACCAAAATCGCGTAGCAGTATTTGATACTAATATGGGAACTTTCACTATTGAATTATTCGAAGATAAAGCTCCTATCACTACAGCAAATTTTATTAAACTTGCTCAAGAAAAATTTTATGACGGCTTGATTTTCCACCGTGTAATCGACGGCTTTATGATACAAGGTGGCGACCCTAACGGCAACGGTACTGGTGGTCCTGGTTATACAATTAAAGATGAATTTCATAAAGATTTAAGACATGACAGCGCTGGTATCTTATCCATGGCTAACGCTGGCCCTAATACTGGCGGTTCTCAATTCTTCATCACACTTGATAAAACTCCATGGCTCGACGGTCATCATGCTGTATTTGGCAAAGTTATCAAAGGCATGGATGTCGTAGAAAAAATCGGTCATGTTGATACAGATTACATGGATAAACCAATTAAAGATGTAGTCATCAACAAAATCACAATTGAAGAAAACAATTAA
- a CDS encoding thiazole synthase — translation MTTTNDTWKLGKYEFTSRFILGSGKYSHELIKAAVEQAKAEIVTLALRRVNVGGVANILDYIPDNVKLLPNTSGARNADEAVRIARLSREICGSDLVKIEIMRDSKYLLPDNQETIKATEILAKEGFTVMPYMYPDLNAARDMVNAGASCIMPLGAPIGSNRGLATKEFIQILIDEIDLPIIVDAGIGRPSQACEAMEMGATAIMANTAIATAGDIPLMAEAFRLAIEAGRLGYKAKLGRVKAKGGSASSPLTGYLQD, via the coding sequence ATGACAACTACAAATGACACTTGGAAATTAGGCAAATATGAATTTACTTCCCGTTTTATCTTAGGCTCAGGAAAATATTCTCATGAACTCATAAAAGCTGCTGTTGAACAGGCAAAAGCTGAAATCGTAACTCTTGCCCTTCGCCGTGTAAATGTTGGCGGTGTAGCAAATATTCTCGATTACATTCCAGACAATGTAAAACTTTTACCAAATACTTCCGGTGCTAGAAACGCTGATGAAGCAGTCCGCATCGCTAGATTATCCCGCGAAATCTGTGGCAGTGATTTAGTAAAAATAGAAATCATGCGCGATTCAAAATATTTGCTTCCAGATAATCAAGAAACAATCAAAGCTACAGAAATCCTCGCTAAAGAAGGATTTACTGTAATGCCATATATGTATCCAGATTTAAATGCTGCTCGCGATATGGTAAATGCTGGTGCTAGCTGCATAATGCCTCTCGGTGCTCCAATCGGTTCCAATAGAGGACTCGCTACAAAAGAATTCATTCAAATTCTCATAGATGAAATAGATTTACCTATAATCGTCGATGCTGGTATCGGCAGACCATCTCAAGCATGCGAAGCTATGGAAATGGGTGCAACTGCCATCATGGCAAACACAGCTATTGCAACTGCTGGCGATATTCCTCTAATGGCAGAAGCTTTCCGCCTCGCTATCGAAGCTGGTCGCCTCGGCTATAAAGCAAAACTCGGCAGAGTAAAAGCTAAAGGTGGCAGTGCTTCATCTCCACTTACTGGCTATTTACAGGATTAA
- the aroC gene encoding chorismate synthase produces the protein MFRFLTAGESHGQCLTAIVEGIPAGLKINLEEMNAQMARRQKGYGRGGRMTIETDKVDILSGVRFGETMGDPITLRVVNKDWENWTDRMSVMGTPTWTKVTAARPGHADYVGVKKYNREDIRDILERSSARETAARVAAGAVARQFLDACGINIVSQVINIGGVKADTTNIDYKTLKPNNSDLNCNDADAEQKMHEVIRDAGQAGDTLGGVFEVVVQNMPIGVGSHIQWDRRLDMQLAGAMMSIQAIKGVEIGEGFGYANKPGSKLHDEMFYDENKNVYRKTNHAGGIEGGMSNGEPIIVRACMKPIPTLMTPLHSIDIESKEEVLACKERSDVCAVQAASVVGEAMVALTIAKAVIETFGGSCMADLLNNIKSYNERIKG, from the coding sequence ATGTTTAGATTTTTAACAGCTGGCGAATCACATGGACAGTGTTTGACTGCCATAGTAGAAGGTATACCAGCCGGTCTTAAAATAAATCTTGAGGAAATGAATGCGCAAATGGCGCGCCGTCAAAAAGGTTATGGCCGTGGTGGACGTATGACTATTGAAACGGATAAAGTGGATATTTTATCTGGTGTACGCTTTGGCGAAACGATGGGTGACCCTATTACATTGCGCGTAGTAAATAAAGATTGGGAAAACTGGACAGACAGAATGTCTGTTATGGGTACACCTACATGGACAAAAGTAACAGCAGCTCGCCCAGGTCATGCGGATTATGTCGGTGTAAAAAAATATAATCGTGAAGATATTCGCGACATCTTAGAACGTTCTAGTGCTAGAGAAACAGCAGCGCGAGTAGCAGCTGGTGCTGTAGCTCGTCAATTTTTAGATGCTTGTGGCATAAATATCGTATCACAGGTAATAAATATTGGCGGTGTAAAAGCCGATACAACAAATATTGACTACAAAACACTTAAACCAAATAATAGCGATTTAAATTGCAACGATGCTGATGCTGAACAAAAAATGCATGAAGTAATTCGCGATGCAGGTCAAGCGGGAGATACATTAGGCGGTGTATTTGAAGTCGTAGTTCAAAATATGCCAATCGGTGTAGGCAGTCATATTCAATGGGATAGACGACTTGATATGCAACTTGCAGGTGCTATGATGTCCATTCAAGCTATTAAAGGCGTGGAAATCGGCGAAGGTTTTGGCTATGCAAATAAACCAGGTAGTAAACTTCATGATGAAATGTTTTATGATGAAAACAAAAATGTTTACCGCAAGACAAATCATGCAGGCGGTATTGAAGGCGGTATGAGCAATGGTGAACCGATAATCGTCCGTGCGTGCATGAAACCAATTCCTACACTTATGACACCACTTCATTCCATTGATATTGAAAGCAAAGAAGAAGTTTTAGCTTGCAAAGAACGCAGTGATGTCTGTGCTGTTCAAGCAGCTTCTGTTGTCGGTGAAGCTATGGTAGCGCTTACGATTGCTAAAGCTGTTATAGAAACATTTGGTGGCAGTTGCATGGCTGACTTACTCAACAATATAAAATCTTATAACGAACGAATTAAGGGATAA
- the aroB gene encoding 3-dehydroquinate synthase codes for MRTVNVNLGDKSYDIIIGHDLKKQIVDFIQGQKFSRKALLITDTNIAPLYGEKVQAILNEAGLDAKLAVILAGEQSKSLACAEDLYTQAIQHGLDRKSPIIALGGGVVGDLAGFIAATFMRGVPFIQMPTSLLAQVDSSVGGKVAVNHALGKNLIGAFYQPKAVFMDLDMMKSLPKREIATGLGEVVKYGYIYDKEFYEYLLVHKDEILDLKSEAISHVIARSCEIKADVVSQDEKEAGLRAILNFGHTLAHAIEKETQYKKYNHGEAVAIGMVGVAKISNKLGMIDEKIVTDMEKLLAMFNLPEKAQDCSVENIYADIFHDKKTVNGKVNWVLLEEIGKVCISSNVPEQIVKEAIAEILA; via the coding sequence TTGCGCACTGTTAATGTTAACTTAGGTGATAAATCGTATGATATCATCATTGGACATGATTTAAAAAAGCAGATTGTTGATTTTATACAAGGTCAAAAATTTTCGCGTAAAGCACTTCTAATCACAGATACGAATATTGCACCGTTATACGGTGAAAAAGTGCAGGCTATTTTAAATGAAGCAGGGCTTGATGCAAAACTTGCTGTAATTTTAGCGGGTGAACAATCAAAATCCTTGGCTTGTGCTGAAGATTTATACACACAGGCAATACAGCATGGATTAGATAGAAAATCGCCGATTATCGCATTGGGTGGCGGTGTAGTAGGCGATTTAGCTGGATTTATAGCAGCTACTTTTATGCGTGGCGTACCATTCATTCAAATGCCTACTAGCTTATTGGCACAGGTTGATTCTAGTGTCGGCGGTAAAGTTGCTGTAAATCATGCACTCGGCAAAAATTTAATCGGAGCATTCTACCAGCCAAAAGCCGTATTCATGGATTTAGATATGATGAAGAGCTTGCCAAAACGCGAAATAGCTACAGGACTTGGCGAAGTCGTAAAATATGGTTATATTTACGATAAAGAATTTTACGAATATCTCTTAGTGCATAAAGATGAAATCTTGGATTTAAAATCAGAAGCGATAAGCCATGTAATAGCTCGCTCTTGTGAAATCAAAGCTGATGTTGTTTCACAAGATGAAAAAGAAGCTGGACTTAGAGCTATTTTAAATTTTGGTCATACTTTGGCGCATGCGATAGAAAAAGAAACGCAGTATAAAAAATATAATCACGGCGAAGCCGTAGCTATTGGCATGGTGGGAGTTGCTAAAATCAGCAATAAACTTGGCATGATTGATGAAAAAATAGTGACTGATATGGAAAAATTGCTTGCTATGTTCAATCTTCCAGAAAAAGCACAAGATTGCAGCGTAGAAAATATTTATGCTGATATTTTCCACGATAAGAAAACAGTCAATGGCAAAGTAAATTGGGTATTGTTAGAAGAAATTGGCAAGGTTTGTATTTCAAGTAATGTACCTGAACAAATTGTAAAAGAAGCGATTGCAGAAATTTTAGCATAA
- a CDS encoding GIY-YIG nuclease family protein, producing MPCYTYILKCSDNTLYTGWTNDLVKRIKTHNAGKGARYTRGRLPVKLLYYEIFSTKQEAQRREVQIKKLSRQEKLSLIKNS from the coding sequence ATGCCCTGTTACACTTATATACTAAAATGCAGTGATAATACACTTTATACGGGTTGGACTAATGATTTAGTCAAACGTATAAAAACGCATAATGCCGGCAAAGGAGCTCGCTACACACGCGGGCGCTTGCCGGTCAAACTGCTTTATTATGAAATTTTTTCTACAAAGCAAGAAGCACAAAGGCGTGAAGTACAAATAAAAAAATTGTCACGCCAAGAAAAATTATCACTCATAAAAAATTCATAG
- a CDS encoding viroplasmin family protein has protein sequence MKKGYKTGIFDTWAQCQKQTQGFKGALFKSFATLEEAKNYLNDDEAVNIMEKDDDRYYIYVDGSYINGQYSWGMAIYHQGKLIDTFNGIGKSKDASELHNVAGEIEGAMEAAKWAAANGDKVVICHDYIGLSEWALGRWKTNKELTKHYADFMKPYLDLVSFKKVAGHTGVEGNELADKLAKQALGL, from the coding sequence GTGAAGAAAGGTTATAAAACAGGTATTTTTGATACATGGGCACAATGCCAAAAACAGACACAGGGTTTTAAAGGTGCGCTATTTAAATCATTTGCTACGCTAGAAGAAGCAAAAAATTATTTAAATGATGATGAAGCGGTAAATATCATGGAAAAAGATGATGACCGCTATTATATATATGTAGATGGCTCGTATATAAATGGGCAATATAGCTGGGGTATGGCAATTTATCATCAAGGAAAATTGATTGATACATTTAACGGCATTGGTAAATCAAAAGATGCTAGTGAATTGCACAATGTAGCTGGTGAAATAGAAGGTGCTATGGAAGCGGCAAAATGGGCAGCGGCAAATGGTGATAAAGTGGTAATTTGCCATGATTATATTGGTTTATCAGAATGGGCACTCGGCCGTTGGAAGACGAATAAAGAGCTCACAAAACATTATGCAGATTTTATGAAGCCGTATCTTGATTTGGTTTCATTTAAAAAAGTAGCAGGTCATACTGGTGTAGAAGGTAATGAACTTGCTGATAAATTAGCAAAACAAGCTTTAGGATTATGA
- the thiF gene encoding sulfur carrier protein ThiS adenylyltransferase ThiF has translation MMTIPTKEAIYKVLCNRHTKENQDKLMQAKVAIAGLGGLGSNVAVALARVGIGQLHLIDFDKVDLSNLNRQHYFINHLGMNKTDALAEQLLQINPYLHIIKDCIKLTENNITDLLKDDDYICEAFDVPENKAMLVNTVLEQFPEKKLVAASGMAGFGDSNAIHTRKIMQNFYLCGDEKRGLDTEKTLTAPRVAICAAHEANIIVELILKK, from the coding sequence ATGATGACTATTCCTACAAAAGAAGCAATATACAAAGTATTGTGCAACCGCCATACAAAAGAAAATCAAGATAAATTGATGCAAGCTAAAGTAGCTATCGCAGGTTTAGGTGGTCTAGGCTCAAATGTTGCAGTAGCACTCGCCCGCGTCGGCATAGGGCAACTTCATTTAATCGATTTTGATAAAGTTGATTTGAGCAATTTAAATCGCCAGCATTATTTTATCAACCATTTAGGTATGAATAAAACGGATGCATTGGCTGAGCAACTTTTGCAGATTAATCCTTATCTGCACATCATAAAAGATTGCATAAAACTGACAGAAAATAATATCACTGATTTATTAAAAGATGATGATTATATCTGTGAAGCTTTTGATGTGCCAGAAAACAAAGCCATGCTCGTAAACACTGTCTTAGAACAGTTTCCCGAAAAAAAACTTGTGGCAGCTAGTGGCATGGCAGGCTTTGGCGACAGCAATGCCATTCATACACGCAAAATCATGCAAAATTTTTATCTGTGTGGCGATGAAAAACGCGGTCTTGATACAGAAAAAACATTAACAGCTCCACGCGTTGCCATTTGCGCAGCTCATGAAGCCAATATAATAGTTGAATTAATTCTAAAAAAGTAA
- the tsaD gene encoding tRNA (adenosine(37)-N6)-threonylcarbamoyltransferase complex transferase subunit TsaD, whose amino-acid sequence MDNSLTLGIESSCDETSVAILRGGREILANVISTQIPIHQKFGGVVPEIASRKHIVNIMPVLDEALHKADVTLKDIDRIAVAYGPGLVGALLVGVSAAKTLAFAIDKPLVAVNHLEGHIFANFLSHPDLKPPFMALVVSGGHTSLVHVKDYNHFKLMGQTRDDAAGEAFDKVARVMGLPYPGGPQIDKLAKEGNPDAIDFPMALNEKGNYEFSFSGLKSAVLNYLNSMKLKHIEINKADVAASFQKSVVNILVHKSIEAARQMGMDKLVLAGGVAANSSLEEHLRQSAKENNLEFYYPSKILCTDNAAMIACRGYYQALTGQFADSSLNAVPYLELTDRE is encoded by the coding sequence TTGGATAATTCACTTACATTAGGAATAGAATCAAGTTGTGATGAAACATCGGTCGCAATATTGCGCGGTGGCAGAGAAATTTTAGCTAATGTCATTTCTACGCAGATACCAATTCATCAGAAATTTGGCGGAGTTGTACCAGAAATCGCTTCACGCAAACATATTGTAAATATCATGCCGGTATTAGATGAAGCATTGCACAAAGCTGATGTGACTTTAAAGGATATTGACCGCATTGCTGTAGCTTATGGCCCTGGACTTGTCGGAGCATTATTAGTCGGTGTATCTGCCGCTAAAACTTTGGCTTTTGCGATTGATAAACCGCTTGTGGCAGTAAACCACTTAGAAGGTCATATCTTTGCCAATTTCTTATCTCATCCAGATTTAAAACCGCCATTCATGGCACTTGTCGTTTCTGGCGGACATACTTCACTTGTACACGTTAAAGATTACAACCATTTTAAATTGATGGGACAAACTCGCGATGATGCAGCTGGTGAAGCTTTTGATAAAGTAGCTCGTGTCATGGGTCTTCCGTATCCTGGTGGCCCTCAAATTGATAAATTGGCAAAAGAAGGTAATCCAGATGCGATTGATTTCCCTATGGCTTTGAATGAAAAAGGCAATTATGAATTCAGTTTTAGCGGTTTAAAATCAGCAGTGCTCAATTATTTAAACAGCATGAAGTTAAAACACATAGAAATAAATAAAGCTGATGTAGCGGCATCTTTCCAAAAATCTGTCGTAAATATTCTCGTGCATAAATCAATTGAAGCTGCACGCCAAATGGGTATGGATAAACTTGTTTTAGCAGGTGGCGTAGCTGCTAATAGTTCACTTGAAGAACATTTGCGCCAAAGTGCAAAAGAAAATAATTTAGAATTTTATTACCCGAGCAAAATTCTCTGCACTGATAATGCGGCAATGATTGCTTGCCGTGGATATTATCAAGCACTCACAGGTCAATTTGCAGATAGTAGTTTAAATGCTGTACCGTATTTGGAATTGACAGATAGAGAGTAG
- a CDS encoding DMT family transporter, whose translation MIVLPATLKTITAMLIFGSIGLFVRHIDLASSQIALVRGFIGAIILLFAMLFLKKSLNLLAWRKNALILFISGGAIGLNWIFLFEAYHYTTIAVATLTYYLAPTIVVLASPIFLKERFTLLKLFCVILSLIGMMLIADIFIGLNSDFGNMKSVIYGIIAAAFYACVIISNKFLKDISSMDSTIAQLLLASIILLPYVFYENNSWSVDISSLLLLLTVGAIHTGFAYLLYFSSLQKLSAQTVALFSYIDPVTAVILSTVLLAEPMSFMQWIGAILILGSLFISQIFASKNA comes from the coding sequence GTGATTGTTTTGCCCGCAACTTTAAAGACTATAACCGCCATGCTCATTTTCGGCAGCATCGGTCTATTCGTTCGCCATATCGACCTTGCCAGTTCACAAATAGCACTTGTTCGCGGTTTTATTGGGGCTATCATCTTATTATTTGCCATGCTCTTCTTAAAAAAATCTCTAAATCTTCTAGCTTGGCGAAAAAATGCACTTATTTTATTTATATCTGGCGGAGCTATCGGTCTTAATTGGATTTTTTTATTTGAAGCCTACCATTATACAACGATTGCCGTAGCTACTTTGACTTATTATCTCGCACCGACCATTGTCGTTTTAGCATCGCCGATATTCTTAAAAGAACGCTTCACTTTATTAAAATTGTTCTGCGTAATTTTATCTCTAATCGGCATGATGTTAATTGCAGATATTTTTATAGGTTTAAATTCTGATTTTGGCAATATGAAAAGCGTTATTTACGGTATAATTGCCGCCGCATTTTACGCTTGTGTAATCATCAGCAATAAATTTTTAAAAGATATCTCATCTATGGACAGCACCATAGCTCAATTGCTTTTAGCTTCGATTATTTTATTGCCATACGTATTTTATGAAAATAATAGCTGGTCAGTCGATATCTCCTCTTTATTATTATTGCTGACTGTCGGAGCTATTCATACAGGTTTTGCTTATTTGCTGTATTTTTCTTCTTTACAAAAATTATCCGCTCAAACAGTCGCTCTATTTAGCTATATCGACCCAGTTACAGCCGTAATTTTATCGACAGTTTTATTAGCTGAACCGATGAGTTTTATGCAATGGATTGGCGCCATCTTAATCCTTGGCTCACTTTTCATCAGTCAAATTTTTGCTTCAAAAAACGCTTAG
- a CDS encoding shikimate kinase translates to MKTNIVLIGFMGSGKSITGKLLAYKLGYSFVDTDSEIEKTYKQKIKDMFASEGEAVFRARETETIRKIAARKNQVISTGGGVATKEEDMKILRDNAIIVSLAAMPHTILKRTGNDKRPLLAKKTKEERLKTIIELMGKRAKYYKNADLIVKTDDTTPLQNVEIILKYLKGVK, encoded by the coding sequence ATGAAAACTAATATTGTACTTATCGGATTTATGGGTTCAGGTAAATCAATCACTGGTAAACTATTGGCTTATAAGTTGGGGTACAGTTTTGTTGATACAGATAGTGAGATTGAAAAGACTTATAAGCAAAAAATAAAAGATATGTTTGCAAGTGAAGGCGAAGCTGTTTTTCGCGCACGTGAAACAGAAACCATAAGAAAAATAGCAGCTAGAAAAAATCAAGTTATATCTACAGGTGGCGGTGTTGCTACAAAAGAAGAAGATATGAAAATACTGCGTGATAATGCTATTATCGTATCTTTAGCAGCGATGCCACATACGATTTTAAAACGCACAGGTAACGATAAACGACCTTTACTTGCTAAAAAGACAAAAGAAGAACGTTTAAAAACCATAATAGAATTGATGGGAAAACGCGCTAAATATTATAAAAATGCGGATTTAATCGTAAAAACAGATGATACAACTCCGCTACAAAATGTAGAGATAATATTAAAATATTTAAAGGGTGTGAAATAA
- the thiS gene encoding sulfur carrier protein ThiS: MITVNGQTEEFSQALSVLNYLTQKNYPTTRIAVEKNGVIVPKSQYESTMITDGDKLEIVTFVGGG; encoded by the coding sequence GTGATTACAGTAAACGGACAAACGGAAGAATTTTCTCAAGCCCTTAGCGTTCTTAATTATTTGACTCAAAAAAATTATCCAACGACACGCATTGCTGTAGAAAAAAATGGCGTTATCGTGCCTAAAAGTCAATATGAAAGCACTATGATTACTGACGGCGATAAACTGGAAATTGTAACATTTGTAGGCGGGGGCTGA
- a CDS encoding sulfite exporter TauE/SafE family protein, with amino-acid sequence MFTDILSDTALLSAIGIAFVSTIIQSLTGFGFAIVSTPLLLMVYDAKEVVVILQLLSVVLDTVFIFFVKANIDWKFLKPLLIGSVIGHPIGLLIYFFAPTAGLKIFIAVVIISFLFLSKLYHRKIEEKTLKTRIVGCMSGILNTSTSMSGPPLILYLAMSGRDKTSLRATCIAYFTIVNYIGVLAFFLAGKDFTFAAEQSIYILPFCFLALWIGNKLFPYVSQKMFNRIIFLMLLFTAVYTIYTSLI; translated from the coding sequence ATGTTTACAGATATTTTATCTGATACAGCACTTTTGTCAGCTATTGGCATTGCTTTTGTTTCGACAATCATTCAATCTTTGACAGGTTTTGGCTTTGCCATCGTATCCACGCCACTGCTTTTAATGGTCTATGATGCCAAAGAAGTTGTAGTCATCTTGCAATTATTATCCGTTGTTTTAGATACGGTATTTATCTTTTTTGTCAAAGCGAATATTGATTGGAAATTTTTAAAGCCATTGTTAATCGGTTCTGTTATAGGGCATCCGATTGGGCTTTTAATATATTTTTTCGCGCCGACGGCAGGATTAAAGATATTCATTGCAGTGGTTATAATATCGTTTTTATTTTTAAGTAAACTGTATCATCGCAAGATAGAAGAAAAAACTTTAAAAACGAGAATTGTCGGCTGTATGTCGGGAATTTTAAACACATCTACGAGTATGAGTGGACCGCCACTCATCTTGTATTTAGCTATGAGTGGTAGAGATAAAACATCACTTCGTGCCACTTGCATTGCATATTTTACAATCGTAAATTATATTGGTGTATTGGCATTCTTTTTAGCAGGCAAAGATTTTACATTTGCCGCTGAACAGAGTATTTATATTTTGCCGTTTTGCTTTTTAGCGCTTTGGATTGGCAATAAATTATTCCCGTACGTTTCGCAAAAGATGTTCAATCGAATTATTTTCTTAATGCTACTGTTTACAGCAGTGTACACTATTTATACATCATTGATATAA